A single window of Cataglyphis hispanica isolate Lineage 1 chromosome 2, ULB_Chis1_1.0, whole genome shotgun sequence DNA harbors:
- the LOC126858996 gene encoding dnaJ homolog subfamily C member 5-like isoform X2 has protein sequence MDRRKMSTAGDSLYQILEIPKTATSEDIKKTYRRLALKYHPDKNPNNPEAAEKFKEINRAHAILTDLTKRNIYDNYGSLGLYVAEQFGEENVNAYFVVTSGWCKALFMFCGLITACYCCCCCCCCCNFCCGKCKPTPPEDSGAYHNLQEDESDDDAVTAQPQSASQNTSNIQQPIFAMPAPGSAAPTSTVNESTNLNSGGERVIYTTAAATNPFIGANAATTDTGPSRW, from the exons taCAGCAGGGGATTCCCTCTATCAGATTTTGGAAATTCCAAAAACTGCCACTTCAGAGGATATTAAAAAGACGTATAGAAGATTGGCTCTGAAATATCATCCAGATAAAAATCCTAATAATCCTGAAGCAGCTGAAAAg tttaaagaaataaacagaGCGCATGCTATACTGACAGATCTAACAAAACGgaacatatatgataattatggaTCTTTGGGTCTATATGTTGCGGAACAATTTGGAGAAGAAAATGTTAATGCTTACTTTGTTGTCACTTCTGGATGGTGTAAG GCACTGTTCATGTTTTGTGGACTAATTACCGCTTGTTActgttgttgctgttgttgctgctgttgcaATTTCTGTTGCGGTAAATGTAAACCGACACCCCCTGAAGATAGTGGTGCATACCATAATTTACAg GAAGATGAGAGCGATGATGATGCTGTGACAGCTCAACCTCAAAGTGCATCTCAAAATACATCCAACATACAACAACCTATATTTGCCATGCCTGCACCAGGATCAGCGGCACCAACGTCAACAGTTAATGAAAGCACGAATCTAAACAGCGGCGGTGAACGTGTGATTTATACCACTG CGGCTGCTACAAACCCATTTATAGGAGCCAATGCAGCTACAACTGACACCGGACCATCCAGATGGTAG
- the LOC126858996 gene encoding dnaJ homolog subfamily C member 5-like isoform X1: MDRRKMSTAGDSLYQILEIPKTATSEDIKKTYRRLALKYHPDKNPNNPEAAEKFKEINRAHAILTDLTKRNIYDNYGSLGLYVAEQFGEENVNAYFVVTSGWCKALFMFCGLITACYCCCCCCCCCNFCCGKCKPTPPEDSGAYHNLQRNPNPEAVVTNQPRGFGKEDESDDDAVTAQPQSASQNTSNIQQPIFAMPAPGSAAPTSTVNESTNLNSGGERVIYTTAAATNPFIGANAATTDTGPSRW; this comes from the exons taCAGCAGGGGATTCCCTCTATCAGATTTTGGAAATTCCAAAAACTGCCACTTCAGAGGATATTAAAAAGACGTATAGAAGATTGGCTCTGAAATATCATCCAGATAAAAATCCTAATAATCCTGAAGCAGCTGAAAAg tttaaagaaataaacagaGCGCATGCTATACTGACAGATCTAACAAAACGgaacatatatgataattatggaTCTTTGGGTCTATATGTTGCGGAACAATTTGGAGAAGAAAATGTTAATGCTTACTTTGTTGTCACTTCTGGATGGTGTAAG GCACTGTTCATGTTTTGTGGACTAATTACCGCTTGTTActgttgttgctgttgttgctgctgttgcaATTTCTGTTGCGGTAAATGTAAACCGACACCCCCTGAAGATAGTGGTGCATACCATAATTTACAg cGGAACCCGAATCCAGAGGCTGTTGTGACAAATCAACCGAGAGGTTTTGGCAAg GAAGATGAGAGCGATGATGATGCTGTGACAGCTCAACCTCAAAGTGCATCTCAAAATACATCCAACATACAACAACCTATATTTGCCATGCCTGCACCAGGATCAGCGGCACCAACGTCAACAGTTAATGAAAGCACGAATCTAAACAGCGGCGGTGAACGTGTGATTTATACCACTG CGGCTGCTACAAACCCATTTATAGGAGCCAATGCAGCTACAACTGACACCGGACCATCCAGATGGTAG
- the LOC126858598 gene encoding uncharacterized protein LOC126858598: MALPSLILDPELCTVFTTSEMNVINDVLCNIEFCCKCLQQDYAISIIYKEGIDDTNSKKTAYDTFSLDYAVYKALKILDKHVDILRTNPRYKHISMPSALFLNYIRYFLNYILCRMHLMSEQARNKELHYRQLWRCHKKSVADIAISTTNLERQRINHKRMLEDVVKQYGKNIIAINEIDKKCNEDIINTTIKYEKKQFTLYKAWEFEQNEIRLALENVIDDFESLKDINTKLQQTIRERKLTIESKLLAVIAKYDLEIGSRYQMLEELSEAYEYDKLEKHMLEKEIKRQEIYLASIKGKEKNEDDKFLLDDDEHLSTNAQQEHSARIISNVDLKNFVE, encoded by the exons ATGGCTTTGCCTTCCCTTATATTGGATCCTGAATTATGTACAGTTTTTACAACTAGCGAAATGAATGTAATAAACGATGTCTTGTGCAATATTGAATTTTGCTGTAAATGTTTACAACAAGATTACGCAATCAG cATCATCTATAAAGAAGGAATCGATGAtacaaattctaaaaaaactgCGTACGACACATTTAGTTTAGACTATGCGGTTTACAAAGCACTGAAG ATTCTTGATAAACATGTTGACATTCTTCGTACGAATCCTCGctataaacatatttcaatGCCATCAGCTTTGTTTTTGAATTACAtccgttattttttaaattatattttatgtagaatGCATCTTATGTCAGAACAAGcgagaaataaagaattacaTTATAGACAACTCTGGCGCTGCCATAAAAAATCTGTCGCTGATATTgcta TATCCACTACAAATTTGGAGAGGCAAcgaattaatcataaaagaaTGCTCGAGGACGTAGTTAAACAATAcgggaaaaatataattgctattAATGAAATCGACAAAAAGTGTAATGAAGATATCATAAACACAac tatcaAATACGAGAAGAaacaatttactttatataaagctTGGGAATTCGAACAAAATGAAATACGATTAGCGTTGGAGAATGTTATAGATGACTTCGAATccttaaaagatataaatacgaAATTGCAACAAACTATCCGTGAACGCAA ATTGACAattgaatcaaaattattagcaGTAATAGCTAAATATGACTTAGAAATTGGCAGCAGGTATCAAATGTTAGAAGAACTCAGTGAAGCATATGAATACGATAAGCTGGAAAAACATATGTTGGAG aaagagataaaacgaCAAGAAATATACCTTGCTTCTatcaaaggaaaagaaaaaaatgaggatgataaatttttgttagatGATGATGAACATTTATCTACTAATGCACAACAAGAACATTCTGCACGGATTATCTCCAACgttgatttgaaaaattttgtggaATAg
- the LOC126858568 gene encoding 26S proteasome regulatory subunit 6B — protein sequence MEELGIILPDKDVAEIDCKPVVGHYTGAGDELDVEDLYTKYKKLQRMLEFLEVQEEYIKDEQRNLKKEYLHAQEEVKRIQSVPLVIGQFLEAVDQNTGIVGSTTGSNYYVRILSTIDRELLKPSASVALHKHSNALVDVLPPEADSSISMLQADEKPDIQYSDIGGMDMQKQEIREAVELPLTHFELYKQIGIDPPRGVLMYGPPGCGKTMLAKAVARHTTAAFIRVVGSEFVQKYLGEGPRMVRDVFRLAKENSPAIIFVDEIDAIATKRFDAQTGADREVQRILLELLNQMDGFDQTTNVKVIMATNRADTLDPALLRPGRLDRKIEFPLPDRRQKRLIFSTITAKMNLSEEVDLEDYVARPDRISGADINAICQEAGMHAVRENRYIVLAKDFEKGYKNNIKKDESEHEFYK from the exons ATGGAAGAATTAGGTATTATTTTGCCCGATAAG GATGTGGCTGAAATCGATTGTAAGCCTGTTGTTGGTCATTACACAGGAGCTGGAGACGAGTTGGATGTCGAAGATCTTTATACCAAATATAAG AAATTGCAAAGAATGCTAGAATTTCTCGAGGTACAAGAAGAATATATCAAGGATGAGCAACgtaatctaaaaaaagaatacctGCATGCGCAAGAAGAAGTTAAACGTATTCAAAGTGTACCTTTGGTCATTGGACAATTTCTCGAAGCTGTTGATCAGAATACTGGCATAGTGGGTTCTACAACAGGCTCAAATTATTATGTACGAATTTTATCCACTATAGACAGAGAACTTTTAAAGCCTTCCGCTAGTGTAGCGCTTCATAAGCATAGCAATGCTTTAGTTGATGTATTACCACCAGAAGCTGATTCCAGCATTTCGATGTTACAAGCAG ATGAGAAGCCAGATATTCAATACAGTGATATAGGCGGGATGGATATGCAGAAGCAAGAGATCAGAGAAGCAGTAGAATTGCCTCTTACTCATTTTGAATTGTATAAACAAATCGGTATTGACCCACCACGAGGTGTACTTATGTATGGACCACCCGGTTGTGGAAAAACTATGTTGGCAAAAGCAGTTGCTAGACATACTACTG CTGCTTTCATTCGTGTAGTGGGTTCTGAATTTGTGCAAAAGTATTTGGGCGAAGGACCAAGAATGGTGCGAGATGTGTTCCGTTTGGCTAAAGAAAACTCACCAGCCATAATATTCGTTGATGAAATAGATGCTATTGCTACAAAAAGATTTGATGCTCAAACTGGAGCAGATCGTGAAGTGCAACGTATTCTCCTGGAATTATTGAATCAAATGGATGGTTTTGATCAAACAACCAATGTTAAAGTTATTATGGCAACAAACAG AGCGGACACACTAGATCCCGCATTGCTTCGTCCTGGTAGATTGGACCGCAAGATTGAATTTCCGCTACCCGATCGTCGTCAGAAACGTTTAATCTTCTCTACGATTACCGCGAAAATGAATTTGAGCGAAGAAGTGGATCTTGAGGATTATGTAGCACGACCAGACAGAATTTCTGGTGCTGATATTAATGCTATCTGTCAAGAGGCAGGAATGCACGCGGTCCGTGAAAATCGTTATATAGTTTTAgcaaaagattttgaaaagggttataaaaacaatattaagaaAGACGAGTCCGAGCACGAATTCTACAAGTAA
- the LOC126858555 gene encoding F-box only protein 42-like — MQCKIDDLPDELLEYILSLIPPYKDLQECKFVCKRWYRVTKNVMEHNEAHFQKSVAFGSLLWNSLPSTHWALTIGKRHSHSACIYNNSMYVFGGCTATWTTFNDLWQLDLGTRTWVRPITMGNYPSPKACATMLYYNKSLILFGGWSHPSPYPLHQQWKLFNELHVYSIESNKWTAINTLETPPPTSAHSATIHGNLMVVFGGVCNGYSSNDIWCLNLDLYYWHKQTTSNLKPQPRYGQSQIELGEKHLLVLGGCTGPNAAMNDAWLLTMEGTSWTWKKVNMHNTEWAPTRIWCHQACKVGNYIIVLSKNRCQTKPSDMSISLRKVACQRSTSPRLCESNLLHERQENLSAIDRDENINGRHGAFSRSHSQNAHTTSHTASISKTIPFYSDNTLSMAAFRDQPLRNNSNTDRQRQLESLRRMEEKIRNKKVQPLKIFKKAESTLSIFVLDITNVLSDDCNASWIPLKQDDHSGPDERILYSLVVGKGELIVFGGIRKEHSTLGHTDVDDSVVYNDLHFINPPRYVI; from the exons ATGCAATGTAAAATTGATGATCTACCTGATGAATTATTGGAATACATTCTGAGCTTAATACCACCTTATAAAGATCTCCAAGAGTGCAAATTTGTTTGTAAAAGATGGTACCGTGTCACCAAAA atgTAATGGAACACAATGAAGCACATTTTCAAAAGTCTGTTGCTTTTGGATCTTTACTATGGAATTCATTGCCATCTACTCATTGGGCACTCACCATTGGAAAGAGACATTCACATtccgcatgtatatataataattctatgtaTGTATTTGGTGGTTGCACAGCTACATGGACAACATTCAATGATTTGTGGCAGTTAGATTTAGGCACAAGAACTTGGGTTAGACCAATCACTATGGGCAACTATCCATCACCTAAAGCTTGTGCCACTATGCTCTATTATaacaaaagtttaattttatttggagGCTGGTCTCATCCATCACCATATCCTTTACATcag caatggaaattatttaatgaattacaTGTATACTCTATAGAATCAAATAAATGGACTGCTATAAATACATTAGAAACTCCACCGCCAACATCTGCACATTCTGCAACAATACATGGGAACTTAATGGTCGTCTTTGGTGGAGTTTGTAATGGATACAG tTCTAATGATATATGGTGCTTAAATTTGGATTTGTATTATTGGCATAAACAAACTACATCAAATTTGAAACCTCAACCACGTTATGGTCAATCACAAATTGAACTTGGGGAAAAACATCTACTTGTACTT GGAGGTTGTACAGGACCAAATGCTGCTATGAATGATGCTTGGTTGTTGACAATGGAAGGTACATCTTGGACAtggaaaaaagttaatatgcACAATACAGAATGGGCACCAACACGTATTTGGTGTCATCAAGCTTGTaag GTGgggaattatattattgtacttAGTAAAAATAGATGTCAAACCAAACCAAGTGATATGAGTATTTCATTAAGAAAGGTTGCTTGTCAAAGAAGTACTTCACCACGTTTGTGCGAGTCGAATCTTTTGCATGAAAG gcaAGAAAATTTGTCTGCCATAGATagagatgaaaatataaatggacGACATGGAGCATTCTCTAGGTCACATTCACAAAATGCACATACTACATCGCATACAGCCAGTATTTCAAAAACGATACCATTTTACAGTGATAATACTCTAAGCATGGCCGCATTCCGCGATCAACCTTTGcgtaataattcaaatacagATAGACAACGTCAATTGGAATCATTAAGAAGAATGGAAGAGAAAATTCGCAATAAGAAAGTACAACcactgaaaatatttaaaaaagccgAAAGCACGTTATCTATATTTGTGTTGGATATTACTAATGTTCTTTCCGACGATTGCAATGCGTCGTGGATCCCTTTAAAACAGGATGATCATTCAGGACCTGATGAGAGAATTTTGTATTCCCTTGTAGTTGGAAAAGGAGAATTAATAGTTTTTGGAGGTATTCGTAAAGAGCATTCAACATTAGGTCACACTGATGTAGATGATTCTGTAGTATATAATGATCTCCATTTTATAAATCCGCCAcgatatgttatttaa